One window of Pelmatolapia mariae isolate MD_Pm_ZW linkage group LG18, Pm_UMD_F_2, whole genome shotgun sequence genomic DNA carries:
- the LOC134616737 gene encoding transmembrane protein 200C, with protein MIATGGLLRMNRRQDSLRSKNRAENKRKRKSKKKKKNDVVVVKGKLNLCSPAGLVAAVGIIVLMVGISMAVLGYWPSQNQQEYQERRRTGGFHTSRMSYSKSPQISSNLTRGEPSSGQSNLFNQSHSNTSVSSPSRHCGFFCDFLDNYLYSDNLKVFGPLVMGIGIFLFICANAVLHENRDKKTKIINLRDIYSTVIDLHSIRSKEYSPLNGMVNYTQSKSAEGPSGSFPTSGMLTRSSWPSTGITFKGEVDGEEVFRRSSLVSRPRSLSKDVQTFTETVYSIYKDYSNSSEQAPQPRQWETTSIVTSSVNAFTLPVIKLNNCEVGEKAEAEGCSKEEVVIEAAAENISEEGQASSSSSQRDVMYGKQKEASIMDSPPPHRSHEDTDTGIQQGVPQAQPQPQRPQLFPPSPVARAMGSRLSLNSLTDQPRPARRCSLSVSGCRQGDRARRFSYPRLEHSNSKGYIKLNDLGGESFEAPDTDTSLVAPKQEVAMDAAAAEEKAQGQDNLATPSTSGES; from the coding sequence ATGATAGCCACGGGTGGCCTGCTGCGCATGAACAGGCGCCAGGATTCGCTCCGATCCAAAAACCGAGCAGAGAACAAACGGAAGCGGAAAtccaagaaaaagaagaagaacgaTGTGGTGGTGGTGAAGGGCAAACTCAATCTCTGCTCCCCAGCTGGTTTGGTGGCCGCTGTTGGAATTATAGTTCTTATGGTTGGGATTTCCATGGCTGTACTGGGCTACTGGCCCAGCCAGAACCAGCAGGAATACCAGGAGCGCCGCAGAACCGGGGGATTCCACACCAGCAGGATGAGCTATTCCAAAAGTCCTCAGATTTCCTCCAACCTGACCCGTGGTGAGCCTTCCTCTGGCCAATCAAATCTGTTCAACCAGAGTCATTCTAACACCAGTGTTTCCAGCCCGTCCCGTCACTGTGGCTTTTTCTGTGACTTCCTGGATAATTATTTGTATTCAGACAACCTGAAAGTCTTCGGACCACTTGTGATGGGAATTGGTATCTTTCTCTTCATTTGTGCTAACGCCGTCCTCCATGAAAACCGAGACAAGAAAACTAAAATCATAAACCTGAGGGATATCTACTCCACAGTGATAGATCTGCACAGCATACGATCAAAGGAGTACTCACCTCTGAACGGCATGGTGAATTACACCCAGTCAAAGAGTGCAGAAGGGCCGTCGGGTTCATTCCCAACAAGTGGGATGCTTACTCGCAGTTCCTGGCCCTCCACTGGAATCACTTTCAAAGGTGAGGTAGATGGCGAGGAGGTATTCAGACGCTCTTCATTGGTCAGCAGGCCTCGTAGCTTGTCCAAAGATGTGCAGACCTTCACAGAGACTGTCTACAGCATCTATAAAGACTACAGCAATAGCAGTGAGCAGGCACCTCAGCCCCGACAGTGGGAAACCACTTCCATCGTCACCTCTTCTGTGAACGCTTTTACCCTGCCAGTAATCAAACTGAACAACTGTGAGGTGGGGGAGAAAGCAGAGGCAGAGGGATGCTCAAAGGAGGAGGTTGTTatagaagctgctgctgaaaacATAAGTGAGGAGGGAcaggccagcagcagcagcagccagagAGACGTGATGTACGGTAAGCAGAAGGAGGCTTCGATCATggactctcctcctcctcaccggAGCCACGAGGACACCGACACAGGTATCCAACAGGGGGTGCCGCAGGCTCAGCCTCAACCGCAGAGGCCTCAGCTGTTTCCGCCATCTCCTGTTGCCAGGGCGATGGGGTCACGGCTGTCGCTCAACTCTCTCACGGATCAGCCCAGGCCAGCACGCCGCTGCAGCCTGTCTGTGTCTGGATGTCGTCAAGGTGACAGAGCCAGGCGGTTCAGCTACCCCCGTCTGGAGCACTCCAACAGCAAGGGCTACATAAAACTAAATGACCTGGGGGGCGAATCCTTTGAAGCCCCCGACACAGACACTTCTTTGGTGGCCCCTAAACAGGAAGTAGCAATGGACGCAGCAGCGGCGGAGGAAAAAGCTCAGGGACAGGACAATTTGGCGACACCGAGCACCTCTGGAGAATCCTAG